In Besnoitia besnoiti strain Bb-Ger1 chromosome Unknown contig00108, whole genome shotgun sequence, one genomic interval encodes:
- a CDS encoding cytochrome b (encoded by transcript BESB_015670) has product MKLIWLTLTTIEGITLAFRYTSEASCAFASVQHLVREVAAGWEFRMLHATTASFVFLCILIHMSRGMYNSSYSYLTTAWMSGLVLYLLTIATAFLGYVLPWGQMSFWGATVITNLLSPIPYLVPWLLGGYYVSDVTLKRFFVLHFILPFVGCILIVLHIFYLHLNGSSNPAGIDSALKVAFYPHMLMTDAKCLSYLIGLIFLQTAFGLIELSHPDNSIPVNRFVTPLHIVPEWYFLAYYAVLKVIPSKTGGLLVFMLSTCQ; this is encoded by the coding sequence gtatcactttagcgttccgatatacttctgaagcatcttgtgcatttgctagtgttcaacatctagttagagaggtagcagcaggatgggaatttaggatgttgcatgcaacaactgcttctttcgtcttcttgtgtatcttaatacacatgtctcgaggtatgtataactccagctatagttatttaactactgcttggatgtctggtttagttttatatctacttactatagccactgctttcctcggttatgtactaccatggggacagatgagtttctggggtgctacagtcattactaatctcctttctccaataccatatttagtaccttggttactcggtggatactatgtatctgatgtaacattaaaacgattctttgtattgcactttatattaccttttgtaggttgcattctaattgtattacacatcttctatttacatttaaatggttctagtaaccctgcaggtattgattccgcacttaaagtagccttctatcctcatatgttaatgaccgatgctaaatgtctatcctatctaattggtttaattttcttacaaacggcttttggtttgattgaattatcgcacccagataactccataccagtgaaccggtttgtaactccgcttcatatcgtacctgaatggtactttttagcatattatgcggtgttaaaagtaatcccatccaaaaccggtggtttgttagtatttatgttatcaacatgtcaatga